CTGGCAAGCCAGCGCCGGCGCACCTGGCTGCTGGCCGGCGGCCTGTGGGGCCTGTGCCTCTACACCTATCTGGCGGCGCGCGCACTGCCGCTCTTCGGCCTGCTGCTGCTGCTCTATCTGGCGCTGACGCAGCGCGATGTGCTACGCCGCAACCACCGCAACCTGGGCTGGTTCGCCCTGGCACTGGCGCTGACGGTCGCGCCACTGGCCTACCATATGCTGCGCGTGCCGGGCGACCTGTTCGAGCGCACACGGCAGATCGGCCTGGACGACGCGGCGGGCGGCGCCTGGCCGCATCTGCTGCTGGATCAGACCTGGGCGACCCTGCAGATGTTCGGCGTGCGCGGCGCCGGCAACGGCTTCTTCAACCTGCCCGGGCGACCGGTCTTTCCTGGCCTGTGGCAAGTGCCCTTCTACCTAGGCCTGCTGCTGGCGCTGCGCGCCTGGCGCTCGCCGGCGGCGATGGTCACGCTGCTGTGGCTCGGCGTGATGCTGCTGCCAACGATCCTGGCAGCCGACGCGCCCCATTGGCTGCGCGCGCTCGGTGCGGCTTCGCCGGCCATGCTGCTGTGGGGATTGGGCATGACGTGGCTACTGGATGGCGCGACACGTCTGGGAGCACGCTGGCTGCCGCGCGTCTCCGATCCCACACCGGTGCTGCTGGCAGGCACGATCGTCCTGGCCGCGCTCTGGAGCCGGCAGACAGCCCAGGCCTATTTCAACGTCTGGGCGCGACGCCCGGAGCTCTACTACGAGTACATGCAGTATGCTACCGACGCAGCACGGGCCGCCCAACAGGTACCGGCGCATGAGAGCCTGCTGATTTCGGAGGATTACTACCGCCATGCAACCTATCTATACCTGGCGCCGCGCAGTCGCACAGCCCAGTGGTACGATGCCCGGCATGCCGTCGTCTGGCCGCGCTCGGCGCCATGGACGGTGCTGATCAGCGCCAGCACGCCGACCACCGAGGATATCGCGCCGCTGCTGGTCGCGGCCCAGGGCGCGCCCTACGCGCCGGATGGGCTCTTCGCCTACATGCGGCTCCAGGGCACGAGCATACCGCCCTTCGCACCACCGGTCGCCTACGCGGCGCGGTTCGGGAGGGCGCTGCGGCTACTGGGCTACCAGCTCGACGGCGCGCCAACGCCCGGCGGACGGCTGCATCTGCGCCTGTGGCTGGAAGCGCAGGCACCGCAGACGCGCGAGCTGCGGCTGTTTGTGCACGTGGCGGACGCTCAGGGCCGCGTGCTGGCGCAGGACGACGCCTTGGGCTACGATGCGCGCGAATGGCAAGCGGGCGACCGCTTCATCAGCTTCCACCGGCTGGGGCTGCCCGCCGCGCTCCCTGCCGACGCGCGGCTGGTGGTCGGCCTGTACGATGCGCTCAGCGGGGAGCGCCTGCCGACCGATGGCGCGGGCGCACAGGGCGAGCTGATCGTTGTGCCCTGGGCATCGGAGGAGAACGATCATGGGACCGTGCGATAGACTTGCAACCATGCCAGCACGCCTCGGCCAGGCCGGGCTGGCAACGGCCTACGGCCTGCTGCTG
This is a stretch of genomic DNA from Kallotenue papyrolyticum. It encodes these proteins:
- a CDS encoding glycosyltransferase family 39 protein, translating into MEHEPLRGHGLSWSSAGLLAALTLLALGLRVWRLGTLPAGLHFDEAAHGLLVEGTLFRGEFPVFFSAYTGHEALYHYTLAPFLALLGPTILAVRLPAALWSAALTPAIFLLGARLWNRRVGLLAAVAAACCGWLVHVGRIGFRANTLPVVSTLALLALFQALASQRRRTWLLAGGLWGLCLYTYLAARALPLFGLLLLLYLALTQRDVLRRNHRNLGWFALALALTVAPLAYHMLRVPGDLFERTRQIGLDDAAGGAWPHLLLDQTWATLQMFGVRGAGNGFFNLPGRPVFPGLWQVPFYLGLLLALRAWRSPAAMVTLLWLGVMLLPTILAADAPHWLRALGAASPAMLLWGLGMTWLLDGATRLGARWLPRVSDPTPVLLAGTIVLAALWSRQTAQAYFNVWARRPELYYEYMQYATDAARAAQQVPAHESLLISEDYYRHATYLYLAPRSRTAQWYDARHAVVWPRSAPWTVLISASTPTTEDIAPLLVAAQGAPYAPDGLFAYMRLQGTSIPPFAPPVAYAARFGRALRLLGYQLDGAPTPGGRLHLRLWLEAQAPQTRELRLFVHVADAQGRVLAQDDALGYDAREWQAGDRFISFHRLGLPAALPADARLVVGLYDALSGERLPTDGAGAQGELIVVPWASEENDHGTVR